GGAGCAGGGGTCAAATAAGCGCCCCACGACCAATGGCGGGAGGAGGGTAAAAACACCCTGACAGGCAAATTTAACCAGAAATCATGCAAAAGGAGTGAGACAGAGCCGCGCGGCCTCCACGCAGCCGGGCGAAGGGCCTAACGCATAGGGCCCACGtgaagggggggggggaagagcGCACAGACGCCATTTTGGAAACAAAGGGGGCGTGGAGACTGAGAAGCGGACCCAACCGGAAGCGGAAGTGCTAGGGCAgcgggaagaaaaagaagagattaCGGGCCCTAATATCAACTCCTTTACGGGAAAGAGTAGTCGCTTCAAGACACTTCGCTAGCTTGCGCCCCAGTCCCTCGCACTGCCTCCGCCCAGGGCCACGTGGGGCGAGGGAATAGACGCAGCGGCGCGCATGCGTCACGGGTCCGCGCCCGCCGCCCCTCGTCTCGCCGCGCGCGCGGCGGAACGTAGAGAAAGGTCACGTGGGCGAGGCGCGCGCCGCTGAgcggaggcgggggggggggttacCGCGCGGCACTCggaggaggtggggaaggagggagaaaatggCGGGGGCCAGGGAGGGAAGTGGAGAGCCGCCCCGACCGTCGCCCCATGACCCCAACGCCCTCACCTTGCTTATTCTCGTTGAGCTGCCGCTCGAACTCATCGAAGTCCGACATGCTGAGGCGGCCGCGTCGGGGCCTGTGCTGCTCTCGCCTCGCCTTGCTGCCCGCCCGCTTCGGCTACTTCCGCCGCTTGCTTCGGCTACTTCCGGCCACCGCCGGCGCTTCGCTGTCTCCTACCTAATCAAGCACCCGgaaccccgccccgccccgccccggctCCGCCCTTGTCCCCGCCCGCCAACCCGCGAACTGCCCCGCCCCCTAAGCCTCGCTCGGAAATGCGTCGGCTGTTTCCGGACAGCAGAGGAAGGGGTCGGAAAGTGGCGGCTTCGGCTGCCTCCGAAAACCCCCGAAGCGAGGGCTTTGCCGGCTTCCCAGGCTCCCGTAACTTTTGAGATTAGGTCTTCAACGTTCGGGTCTTTCCGTAGGACCTCACGTTCCTCCACTCTCAGCCTCCTCTAAGGGTTCGGCTTCTTGCGACAATTCAAACTGTCCCAATCTTTGGTTCCTTCCGCAGATACCCCCGGTCTGCGCCTGCCCTCTGGAAAGAATCGGCTACTTCCGACAATCCTAACCGTCCCAGACTTCGGCACTTTCCGAAGGTTCCCGGCGCTCGTCTTCGGGCTCCGCCAGCGATTACGCGCAATTCCAAGCTTCGGCTCTTTCCGGAAATTCCACTCGCACCCTCCTCCCTTCTCGGAGAATTTCGGCTCCTTCCGCGGCCGTTTCGGGAAGACCTCACTGGCGATGAACAGCTTCGGCTTTTTCCGTCGGCGCTTCGGCTCCTTCCAGCTTCGGAAACTGATCAGGGAGGGAGGACGGAGGAGAGGTGGGTCAAGGGAAAGGACGCGATAAGGGGCGGAATCCCACTTCTCCACACCTGGCTCTCCGGGTGgggagaacagaagaaaagaaggaacgATCTCGCGGATGGGCCGAAAAGGTTGCGCGAGACAAAAGCAGGCAGCGAGATGAAGGGTGCGCGCGGCCGCTGCGGAGTTGTCAGCGCGGTTTTTTGCGCCTGCGCGGGGCGGAAGGGGCGGGGCGCGAGTTCGGTTTGTGCGCCTGCGTAGAGGTCGGTCGGAGGCGAGATTTTCTCTGCCTGGGTAGGGAGACGGATGCCTAGAACCTTCTGCGCGGGTGCGCGAAAAGGTCCCCAATTCCCAACCGTTAAGCCCGGCCGCTTTCCCCTGGTTGCCCTAGCAACTGCGTAAGCGCGCTCCATCCCGGGTGCGCAGGCGCAGGAGGCAGCGAAGCGCCCACTTCCGGGAGAAGGCTAACCTGGCGCTATCGCCGCCTTGCGGGCGTGCGGAAGCGTCCTCCCAAAGAGTCCCTAGTCCCCGGTGGCCTCTTGGACTAGAGGTCATTGCGTCCCGCCTCCTGCCGCGGCGCCTCTACTTCCAAATGGCACGGAGGCTAGGGTTCACGCCTGTTCTCCGGAGCTCTGCCCCCTCGGAGTTCCTGGGGGCACAGCTGCTCCTTCCCCTCCCGCCTCTGCCTCCGGGGGTCTAATTACAGCCTGTCTTCCCGCATCTCCCCGTTTCCCGCCCGACCGCCCGCTCCCTGGAACCCCCTGAGCCCCCGTCAGCGTTTCCGTGGCAACAGCCACCCCCTCTTAGGAAGAGGCTAGGGCCTGGTTTATTCCAAATTTTGTCGTCTCTCTTTAATTTAAATTCTCTGAATAATTCTCTTTCTCACAGGGAATTAGGGTGGTCCGGAAGATGCGTAGGGAGCTCCCGGCCGGGGAGGGGTCCGGCCAGCCTCTCTCGCGGATGGGGGTGGAGACGGGTACATACAGGCCCTCCAGACGCTAGGAGAGAAGGTGGCACTCCCAGAGCGCGCCTCCCAGTTTTCCCAGGAGGAAAGGTGCCCGGCGAGGGCAGGATGAGTGCAGCGCAAGTGCAAAGACTTTCTTTTTGGAGAGGGACACCAGTGCTTAGGGAAGGGCAGAAACAAGCCCTCTGGGCAGTAAGCTCTTCAGAGTCTGGCTGAGTGAGACCCCAgcccagagaaagagagaaaggcgGGTGCTAGGAGGGGAAGACCTGTGTACGCGAGCACCTGGGGCGGGAGGGGCTGCAGAGGCGGAGGAGAGAGGTGCGCCTCTCCCGTCGCGGCCCGGGTGctggggaggctggaggaggggacagggcTGGAGGGGCTGCGAGAGTAGCCGTGTGGAACCCGGCCAGGCTGAGCGGGGGCATCACCGCTTGAAGCGGTAGGTGATGGGAAGCAGCAGCTTGCTCTTCTTTAGCGCTTGCACCTTCTTGAGCGTCTCGTCGTCCAGGGCCAGGAAGCAGCGGCGGGAGTACTCGAGCAGCCGCTCCTTGGAGGGGTCGAACTCGCCCACCTCGGCCAGCTTCTCGGGCGCCACGATGAGCAGCTCGGCGATGGGCGTGGTCAGCGCCACGGTGTTGCGGTCCACACGGTGGTGTTCGAAGGCCCGCGACATGCTCTTCAGCTTCTGGAAGGTGCCCAGGATCTTCTTGTAGCGGCAGAGGACACCGTCGGCGTCTTTCActgcgggggcggggggcagagAGTCAGAGCTGTAGGGGCCGGAGACATAGAGGTACACAGGTGCAGACGGGGTTCCGAGATGCGGTGGAGAAAGGCGGGGGGCGTGAAGGGTGCGTGCAgaagaaaggaacgaagtcagaGAAGGAGGATCCAGGAGGGGAGAAGCAGGGACGAGGGGCCCCATACAGGAAAGGGCAGGTGAACAAGATGGAAAGCAGGAGGATAAAAAGATGGAAGAATTAGAGGAGAAGGAGACAAGACACCGAAGTGGAACCATGGGGAACTGAAGAAGGAAGGCTCCGGAGTGCGGaggaagagagcagagcagagcctcCCCCCAGCTCTCGGCTCCGTCATGACAAGCCGTCAAAGCTGGCAGGTACCCCAGGACTGATCTCTTCACGGGGGGGACACGGCGGCCTGCCGGGAAGGGCCTCTGCGAAGGTCACTGTGCAGGTGCCCAcggccccaccccagccccacctaCCTCGCTGTCTCTCCCGAGCTTTGGGCTTCCCGAACCGCCTCCGAGTGGCACctcccctctgcctctgcctcttccTCTCGCTGGAGCTGCCTTCCTCAGACCCTGCGCTCAGCGACGAGCCCGCGGACTCGGGCTCGGACGCCTCGCCCTCAGCCCGCCGGGGCCCCGGCTTCCCCCTGCAGTGGTCCTCTGGGAGGACAGGAGGAGGGAGACACGTGAGCTgcgggagggggagggaagagaaggcaCGAGGCCTCGCCACCTTTCCCGTGGGAAACTCTGGGTCCCAGGAAGGGAAGAGGCTGGACTTCCCGAAATGAGGGTCTCCTGCAAGGGCCAGCATCATCTCCAAGGCACCCGGGCTGTAGAGGCTCAGCAGGGCCCCTAAAGCTGGCCAGTGCCTCAGTGGACAACTGCAAGAGGCTTGCGAGGGGAAGAGTTCGGGTGTCCGAGGCCTCTGGGTAAGGACTACCTGACAAGGCAGGGCTGTGGCCACAGGTGGTTCCCATAGTAGAGAGGGGGTCTTCTGGGGACCCTAGCAGTCCCTCCAGAAGAGTGGAGCCCCTGGGGCAGGCAAGGCCTTGGCAATCACAGGCCCCTGTGTCTGACTGGCTAGGAAAGGCCACTGCTTTTAAGACAGGGAGCCAGCCGGGGTCCCCAGAGAAAGTCCGACACCCTTGGGCTGCACTAGCTGGGATACCCTCAGCTGTTCCTGAGGACAGTAGGAGCTGGTGACCCAAGGACACCAGAGGACCTGGCCCACGAGAAGACAGGCAGCCAGGGGGCTCAGCCTCAGGGAGGGCCAGCTGCGGGGTGGGCCAGCTCTAGGAGCTCACCCCAGAGCTCCTGGCTATGAAATAGAACCAGGCAACAGAAGGGGGTGTGCTGAGAAGCTGGGCAGGGTCTGGAGGGATAACAGatgctgacacacacacacacgtcaagTAAGACCTGAGGCTCCACTAGGGAAGGGTGAGTAGGCCAGGAAGGGATCTAGGGTCTTTAGTAGGAAAGGAGCtttaattagccaaggggagggGACAGTCGGGACCATCAAGCTGGGCATGGGAAGACGCTGGAGGTCTGGACTCCAGGTCTTTGCGAAGTGGAAGTGCCCAGGGAACCCCAGCAGAGGAGTGCCTGAGGGCACAGAAGTCAGGGTGGGCAAGATTTGCGGGGGCTGACAGGGATAGGAGACTTGGAACAGTGGAAAGGGCCGCCAGGGCAAACAGGGTTGGAGAGCTTTGGCTACCAGGAGACATGATGCACCCAACCCAGGAGGGGGGCTTCACGCCTCTATCCCTGAGGAGGGTGGGTGGCAGAGGGGTCCGATTCAGTGGAGCTTCCCTGGTCACAGCCCCCTGCCCACCTGCATCCATGCGGGCTGAGGAGATGAACTTGTCCAGCTGGCATCGCAGGAAGTCCCTCTCTTCCTCCAGGTCCTCGATGCGCTTCTGCAGCCACGAGTTCCTCTCCAGGGCCAAGTGCAGCTGGGCCTTGACTCCGTGCATCCGGGCCAGGGTGGGGGACGCCGCCTCCGGAGGCTCTGGGAACACGGGGCGGCGGCATCACACCCCAGGCCTCTCGGCCTGGTGTGCCACCGGCTCGAGGCCCTGCGCGCCCGGCCCTAGCTCACCCTCGAAGTTTCCTCGAGATGGGCTCAGCCTGTAGAAGATCTGCGGGTCTAGGTGGGGCGTCTCGTCGAAGGGGATGGAGATCTCCAAGGCTTCATCGTCCTTCTTCACTGAGAGGAGAAGCCGGGGTCACCCAGGGAAATCTGCGGTCCAGCCCCCAACCGCACTACCCTGGGGGGAAGGGTGGGCCTTGGGACCAAGGGTCGGGAGGGGGCCCCAGTTCCTCACTTGTCCTCCTCCGGCTGTTCCGATCACTCATGGCGCGGCTGGGGGCAGACCCGGGCAGCGGAGCGCCTCAGGGGCACTGCACAGAAACGGCAGCCATGGGTAGAGGGGCGAGGATGGGCTCGCAGGGTCCAccctgggggggcggggggggggcccGGACTCTCGAGGACTGAAATGGGAACTCCTGGACTCGGGCGCGTGGAGGGAAGAGGGGCTGGAACGCGAAATGTCTGGGTTTGCCATGGGGTCGAGAGCAGGGACACCCCGGCCGGAAGGAGGACCCTCCCCACGGGTCAAGAAGCCAACAGCGGAAGGGGGCGTCCGACCCACGCGCGGCGCCTTCCCTGCCCGCCGGCACCCCACGCCCCTCCCCCGCTCTCGCCTAGGGGTGGGCAGGACCCCTCTCCCgaggagggtgggggctgggcgCGTGCGCACCGCGGGGGGAGGGGTACGGTGGTGGGCGAGACACACCTGGGGACATGCGCCACCCCCCTCCCACAGGCGCCTGGGGTCCGAGAGGCCGGGGTGCCCGCGATCACCCACCCGCGCGCGGGATCCGGCCGGGGTACCAGCGGCAGCAGCGGCGCCCATTCCCGGCGCCGGGGAGCGTCTGCAAAGTGTCAAGGGAGCGAGGGAGGCGTCCGCCCACCCGCGAGCGGGCGCAGCGGCCGCGGAGGCGATCCTCGGGGCGGGAGGGGCACGGGACGTCGGTGGGTCAGGCCTGCCGCGCGCCGCCGTTTCCGTGCGCCCGGGGCGCAGGCAAGGGGCTCCGTATGCGGCTGAGACCGGGGCCGTACTTGCGCGATGGCCCCTTGCCGCTCTCTCCGCCCGCCGCAAGCCCCGGGCAGGGGGCATCACAAAATTCTCATCTCCGGAGCAGCGGCGCGGCTCGGGGACTCCAGTGGGAGGCGGGGCCGAGTGTAACATAGCGCCAGGAAAATTGGGGCAAAAGGGAACATTCTTTTAGTTATGCTCGGGGGGCGGCCAGTGCAGAGCCCCACATGCTGCTTTAACTCCCACAGGGCGTCTGGGCACAGCGGGCCCCGAGGTACCCAAGGAAGTAGGGGTTGGGGGGGTCATGCCTCTCCCTGAGAATAAGGGCCAGAAATACCCACTCAACCGCGCGTTAGTGATAGACGACTATTTTTGCAATCGTCAGACCTAGATCCCTCGGTAGGGAGCGCATAATCCCTACCTTTTATGCTCCTTTCGGGAATGCATTGATGGATACGCAAAACGCACCCCCAAGTGCCTGTCAGAGGACTCAGGAGGGCAGGCATTATTAGAAGTGAAGCGgaggttctctttctctctggacGTGGGCGGATGAACCAAGGCCCAACACAGAGTCTGGCACTACAGAGCCCTGCCAGGAGGGGTACCCCTTAGGAAGACTGCATCAGCTCAATTCCATCTGCCTCT
The genomic region above belongs to Tamandua tetradactyla isolate mTamTet1 chromosome 16, mTamTet1.pri, whole genome shotgun sequence and contains:
- the CCDC106 gene encoding coiled-coil domain-containing protein 106, encoding MSDRNSRRRTMKKDDEALEISIPFDETPHLDPQIFYRLSPSRGNFEEPPEAASPTLARMHGVKAQLHLALERNSWLQKRIEDLEEERDFLRCQLDKFISSARMDAEDHCRGKPGPRRAEGEASEPESAGSSLSAGSEEGSSSERKRQRQRGGATRRRFGKPKARERQRVKDADGVLCRYKKILGTFQKLKSMSRAFEHHRVDRNTVALTTPIAELLIVAPEKLAEVGEFDPSKERLLEYSRRCFLALDDETLKKVQALKKSKLLLPITYRFKR